One window of the Magnolia sinica isolate HGM2019 chromosome 19, MsV1, whole genome shotgun sequence genome contains the following:
- the LOC131234699 gene encoding uncharacterized protein LOC131234699, translating into MDLGASLRAPSSIQPSIFSTKTLHSKSREISAVHPLANAPFQKFKSVSARNFSCRVSMKDAGISSSQMNRISSEGLVDPDLSSLMALSPLDGRYRKKVEELSFFLSEYGLIRFRVLVEVKWLLKLSQIPEISEVPNFSEDARSFLDSLIDNFCGSDALEVKNIEKVTNHDVKAVEYFLKQKCQSHPEVLKVLEFFHFACTSEDINNVAYALMLKEALTRVIFPVMDTLIEAICHMAKKNAHIPMLSRTHGQPASPTTLGKEMAIFCYRLSRQRRNISQVELMGKFAGAVGNYNAHVVAYPNIKWPCVAEEFIKSLGLGFNPYVTQIEPHDYMAELFDAFIRFNNVLIDFDKDIWSYISLGYFKQITKAGEIGSSTMPHKVNPIDFENSEGNLIVANGTLNNLSTKLPISRWQRDLTDSTVLRNIGVVLGHSLLAYKSALQGIGKLQVNEARLHEDLEQSWEVLAEPIQTVMRRYDIPEPYEKLKELTRGRAVTKESIREFIEGLDLPEEAKGGLSKLTPQSYIGAAEELAKAVDSTDLVNGFKLL; encoded by the exons ATGGACTTGGGAGCTTCTCTTAGGGCGCCCAGCagcatccagccgtccattttcAGCACCAAAACACTGCACTCCAAATCCAGGGAGATCTCAGCTGTTCATCCTCTGGCCAATGCTCCCTTTCAGAAATTCAAGAGCGTTTCGGCCAGAAATTTTAGCTGCAGAGTATCAATGAAGGATGCGGGCATCTCTTCATCTCAG ATGAATCGGATTTCTAGCGAAGGGCTTGTTGACCCGGACCTGTCAAGTTTAATGGCTTTATCACCTTTGGATGGTCGCTACAGAAAAAAAGTCGAAGAACTGAGCTTCTTTCTGAGTGAGTATGGCCTAATCCGCTTCCGTGTTCTAGTCGAG GTCAAGTGGTTGCTTAAACTTTCCCAAATTCCTGAAATCAGTGAGGTCCCAAACTTCAGTGAGGATGCACGGTCTTTTTTGGACTCTTTAATTGACAATTTTTGCGGAAGCGATGCCTTAGAAGTGAAGAACATCGAAAAAGTGACTAACCATGATGTGAAAGCCGTGGAATACTTCTTGAAACAGAAATGCCAATCGCATCCAGAGGTTTTAAAG GTACTTGAATTCTTTCATTTTGCTTGCACATCAGAGGATATCAACAATGTGGCATATGCGTTAATGCTAAAAGAAGCTCTCACCAGAGTCATATTTCCTGTCATGGATACACTGATTGAAGCAATATGTCACATGGCAAAGAAGAATGCTCATATTCCTATGCTTTCTCGCACTCATGGGCAG CCTGCTTCGCCTACTACTTTGGGAAAGGAAATGGCAATTTTTTGTTACAGGCTCAGCAGACAAAGGAGGAATATTTCTCAAGTAGAGTTGATGGGGAAGTTTGCTGGTGCAGTTGGAAACTACAATGCCCATGTAGTTGCATATCCTAATATTAAGTGGCCATGTGTTGCAGAAGAGTTTATAAAGTCCTTGGGATTGGGCTTCAATCCATATGTGACACAG ATTGAGCCACATGATTATATGGCGGAGCTGTTTGATGCATTCATCCGGTTCAACAATGTGTTGATCGATTTTGACAAAGACATATGGAGTTACATATCTCTGGGTTATTTTAAGCAG ATAACCAAGGCTGGCGAGATTGGGTCTTCCACTATGCCCCACAAAGTCAATCCGATTGATTTTGAAAACAGTGAGGGTAACCTGATTGTAGCTAATGGAACTCTAAACAACCTGAGCACGAAGTTACCCATTTCACGTTGGCAG CGAGACCTCACAGATTCAACAGTTTTGAGGAATATTGGCGTGGTATTAGGGCATTCCCTCCTTGCCTATAAAAGTGCACTTCAGGGAATTGGGAAGCTTCAG GTAAATGAAGCTCGCCTACATGAAGACTTGGAGCAATCTTGGGAGGTACTTGCAGAACCAATACAGACT GTGATGCGCAGATACGACATTCCAGAGCCTTACGAGAAGCTGAAGGAGCTGACTAGAGGAAGGGCAGTCACCAAAGAGAGCATAAGAGAGTTCATCGAAGGCTTGGATCTTCCGGAGGAAGCCAAGGGTGGCCTTTCGAAGCTGACCCCCCAATCCTATATAGGAGCAGCGGAGGAATTGGCTAAAGCTGTAGATAGTACAGATTTGGTGAATGGCTTCAAGCTCCTATAG